A genomic stretch from Bacillus sp. N1-1 includes:
- a CDS encoding Gfo/Idh/MocA family oxidoreductase has protein sequence MKKLKVGMIGGGFMAKAHSLAMTAAPMFFDDGIILEKYKIADVSMESAKAAAHKLGFASYTDSWQEIIDDKEIDIVDIVTPNHLHEEMAVAAAEAGKHIICEKPLGRNSEETRRMLRAVEKAGVKHQVAFNYRKTPAVALAKKYIEDGEIGRILSFRGTYLQDWSANPDSPLSWRFQESLAGSGALGDIGTHIIDLAHYLVADIEQVMAMTKTWVKERPIQGAVADSLGNIKADSCKKGPVDVDDQLMTLLRFENGAVGSLEATRNAWGRHNYLTFEIHGEKGSLYFNYERRDELQVCFSEDPDDRRGYKTIYTGAAHPYGDGLWPIPGLGIGYSEVKMVEMHDFLQALQLDTSCQPSFLEGHRISEVSDAILRSAANNQWEITKSLSMK, from the coding sequence ATGAAAAAGCTAAAGGTAGGAATGATTGGCGGCGGGTTTATGGCGAAGGCACATTCACTCGCTATGACAGCAGCACCTATGTTTTTTGATGATGGTATCATTCTGGAAAAATATAAAATAGCAGATGTGTCAATGGAATCAGCAAAGGCGGCTGCTCACAAACTGGGGTTTGCTTCTTATACGGATAGCTGGCAAGAGATTATAGACGATAAAGAGATAGATATTGTTGATATTGTCACCCCAAACCATCTGCATGAGGAAATGGCCGTAGCAGCGGCCGAAGCCGGAAAGCATATCATTTGTGAAAAGCCGCTTGGTAGAAATTCTGAAGAAACAAGGCGAATGTTGCGTGCTGTAGAGAAAGCAGGAGTGAAGCACCAGGTAGCTTTTAATTACCGGAAAACGCCAGCTGTTGCACTAGCTAAAAAATACATTGAAGATGGAGAAATTGGCCGTATACTCTCTTTTCGCGGCACATATTTGCAGGATTGGTCCGCCAATCCTGACTCTCCACTTTCCTGGCGTTTCCAGGAATCATTGGCCGGATCTGGCGCGCTAGGTGATATCGGGACCCACATTATTGATTTAGCGCATTATTTAGTAGCTGATATCGAACAGGTCATGGCGATGACAAAAACATGGGTTAAAGAGCGTCCCATTCAAGGTGCGGTTGCAGACTCTCTAGGAAACATTAAAGCTGATAGTTGTAAGAAAGGCCCAGTAGATGTAGATGATCAGTTGATGACACTGCTCCGTTTCGAAAATGGAGCAGTTGGAAGTTTGGAGGCTACAAGAAACGCCTGGGGTCGTCACAATTATTTGACATTTGAAATTCACGGGGAAAAAGGCTCTCTTTATTTTAACTATGAAAGGAGAGACGAGCTGCAGGTTTGTTTTTCGGAAGATCCTGATGACCGCCGCGGTTATAAAACAATTTATACAGGAGCTGCCCATCCATACGGAGATGGACTGTGGCCAATTCCAGGATTAGGTATCGGCTATAGTGAAGTGAAAATGGTGGAGATGCACGATTTTCTACAAGCTCTCCAGCTGGATACATCCTGTCAACCAAGTTTCTTAGAAGGACATAGAATCAGTGAAGTAAGCGATGCTATTCTTCGTTCTGCAGCTAACAATCAATGGGAAATTACAAAGTCTTTATCAATGAAATAA
- a CDS encoding substrate-binding domain-containing protein: MRTKFVAGLFVLFILLVAGCNAQKGSGDEIVSKDIEMDVASEPIRINPDIPESKIYSEGPQGEQAVSAHSLELSVEEAEEISEGDYTAAIAMHYAGNDWSRAQIDGLKETFAKMGIEVIAVTDGQFSVEKQASDIETLLARDPDVLISVPVDPVSTASAYRKAEEAGVELVFMDNVPKGFSPGEDYVSVVSADNYGNGVIAAHSMAEELGEEGEIGVIYHDADYFVTAQRVEAFEKTINEEYPDIKIVEREGIGDPEDGERVANAMLTRNADLDGLFVVWDVPAEGALAAARTAVLKDLVITTIDLGSGVALDMARDQNIKGIGAQLPYDQGVAEAILAGYALLDKEAPPYVAVPPLEVTRNNLIESWELVYNEEVPPEIQGEMEKK; this comes from the coding sequence ATGAGAACAAAGTTCGTTGCAGGATTGTTTGTATTATTCATACTCTTAGTGGCTGGGTGTAATGCACAAAAAGGCAGCGGTGACGAGATTGTCTCAAAAGATATAGAAATGGATGTTGCTTCAGAACCGATCCGGATTAACCCTGATATTCCGGAATCAAAGATATATAGCGAAGGACCTCAAGGAGAACAGGCAGTATCTGCTCATTCACTTGAACTGAGTGTGGAGGAAGCGGAAGAGATCAGTGAAGGAGACTATACAGCTGCTATAGCGATGCATTATGCAGGAAATGACTGGTCCCGAGCTCAGATTGATGGGTTAAAGGAGACTTTTGCAAAAATGGGAATTGAGGTCATCGCGGTGACAGATGGACAATTTAGCGTAGAAAAACAGGCCTCTGATATCGAAACGCTGCTTGCAAGAGACCCGGATGTTCTCATCAGTGTTCCGGTAGACCCAGTGTCCACGGCCAGTGCATACCGAAAGGCAGAAGAGGCTGGTGTTGAACTGGTATTTATGGACAATGTACCTAAAGGATTTTCTCCTGGAGAAGATTATGTAAGCGTTGTCTCTGCGGATAACTATGGAAATGGTGTCATTGCTGCTCATAGCATGGCAGAGGAGCTTGGAGAGGAAGGAGAAATAGGAGTCATTTATCATGATGCTGACTATTTTGTAACTGCACAAAGGGTAGAGGCATTTGAAAAGACAATCAACGAAGAATACCCTGACATTAAAATTGTCGAACGTGAAGGGATAGGGGATCCGGAAGATGGAGAGCGAGTAGCCAACGCCATGTTAACGCGGAATGCTGATTTGGATGGGTTATTTGTAGTATGGGACGTACCTGCAGAAGGAGCTTTGGCGGCTGCGCGTACAGCAGTATTGAAAGACCTGGTTATTACTACAATTGACCTCGGTTCAGGGGTAGCGCTTGATATGGCACGTGATCAAAATATTAAAGGTATCGGTGCGCAGCTTCCCTATGACCAGGGAGTGGCAGAAGCTATTCTTGCCGGATACGCTCTGTTGGATAAGGAAGCACCTCCTTATGTTGCGGTTCCACCTCTAGAAGTAACGCGGAATAACCTGATTGAATCATGGGAGCTTGTGTATAACGAGGAAGTTCCACCAGAGATTCAAGGGGAAATGGAAAAAAAATGA